Proteins from a genomic interval of Deltaproteobacteria bacterium:
- a CDS encoding IS5/IS1182 family transposase codes for MREQTTFASLAWARKKKQSKREKFLCEMDRVVPWGKLLAL; via the coding sequence GTGAGGGAGCAGACAACGTTTGCGAGTTTGGCGTGGGCGAGAAAGAAAAAGCAGAGCAAGCGGGAAAAGTTTCTGTGCGAGATGGATCGCGTGGTGCCGTGGGGGAAATTGCTAGCGTTGAT